One genomic region from Cardiobacteriaceae bacterium TAE3-ERU3 encodes:
- a CDS encoding AAA family ATPase — translation MEIRIVDYFDEKTNPKNIAFLIKDNWDDFGFKTKFYLVIYDEKGKVHNIGSLKIGFKGQAIDTHEKFIKNTDISSKLNGDFFSVGGDSDYYKNIVKLPNPIKNYFLMKVRDIVYCENIIEEIIDENVFSTSLLRFTSLSTIKGQFKRIIDGKAELTDYNFSFLRRELKDFSDIDLEFSVKANSIPSTNIHAIIGRNGIGKTSILNNMVKSIVNKEYNNNVSFYENYYNILGRDLYPISTDYFSRLVTVSFSAFDTFIPPENQPDPAKGTCYFYIGLKDNKKNGELKTTEELREEFYKALDICINSKKDKWLKAVNLLESDSNFKEINISELGYINKEFLEDIAIRKLNRMSSGHVIVLLTITHLIANLEEKTLVLIDEPESHLHPPLLSAFIRTLSSMLLDYNGIAIIATHSPVVLQEVPKSCVWKLTRSGSVMKTSRPEIETFGENVGVLTRDVFGLEVEKSGFYNLLEKSVTDGSSFHEIIRKYNDQLGLEAKFILNTLIQKRDSDS, via the coding sequence ATGGAGATAAGAATAGTCGACTATTTTGATGAAAAAACAAACCCAAAAAATATTGCATTCTTAATAAAAGACAATTGGGATGATTTTGGTTTTAAAACAAAATTTTACTTAGTTATCTATGATGAAAAAGGAAAAGTACACAATATAGGGAGCTTAAAAATAGGATTTAAAGGGCAAGCAATTGATACTCATGAAAAATTTATTAAAAATACTGATATTAGTAGTAAGTTGAATGGAGATTTTTTTTCAGTAGGGGGGGATTCTGATTACTATAAAAATATAGTTAAATTACCGAATCCTATAAAAAATTATTTTTTAATGAAGGTTAGAGATATAGTCTACTGTGAAAATATAATAGAAGAAATAATTGATGAAAATGTTTTTTCTACTTCTCTTTTGCGCTTCACTAGTCTATCAACGATCAAGGGACAGTTTAAAAGAATAATTGATGGAAAAGCTGAATTAACAGATTATAATTTTTCTTTTTTAAGAAGAGAATTAAAAGATTTTTCAGATATTGATCTTGAATTTAGTGTTAAGGCAAATTCGATTCCAAGTACCAATATTCATGCAATTATTGGGAGAAATGGAATTGGCAAAACCAGTATTCTAAATAATATGGTAAAATCTATTGTTAATAAAGAATATAATAATAATGTAAGCTTCTATGAAAATTATTATAATATTTTGGGACGTGATTTATATCCGATAAGTACAGACTATTTTAGTAGATTAGTTACAGTATCATTTAGTGCTTTTGATACTTTTATTCCACCAGAAAATCAACCAGATCCAGCTAAAGGTACATGTTATTTCTATATAGGATTAAAAGATAATAAAAAAAATGGTGAATTAAAGACTACTGAAGAATTAAGGGAAGAGTTTTATAAAGCGCTAGATATTTGTATAAATAGCAAAAAAGACAAATGGTTGAAGGCTGTTAATTTATTAGAATCTGACTCTAATTTTAAGGAAATAAATATTTCTGAATTAGGATATATTAATAAAGAATTTTTAGAAGATATTGCTATTAGAAAATTAAATAGAATGAGTTCAGGTCATGTAATAGTCTTATTAACCATTACACATCTTATAGCAAATTTAGAGGAAAAAACTTTAGTTTTGATAGATGAACCTGAAAGTCATTTACATCCACCACTATTGTCAGCCTTTATTAGAACTTTATCTAGCATGTTACTTGATTATAACGGAATAGCTATCATAGCTACTCATTCACCTGTTGTCCTTCAAGAAGTACCAAAATCCTGTGTATGGAAATTAACTAGATCTGGTTCTGTAATGAAAACATCACGACCTGAAATAGAAACTTTTGGTGAAAATGTCGGTGTCTTAACTAGGGATGTTTTTGGATTAGAAGTAGAAAAGTCAGGATTTTATAATTTATTAGAAAAATCAGTTACAGATGGCAGTAGTTTTCATGAAATTATACGAAAATATAATGACCAACTTGGTTTAGAAGCTAAATTTATTTTAAATACTTTAATTCAAAAAAGAGATAGTGATTCTTGA
- the hrpA gene encoding ATP-dependent RNA helicase HrpA — MRAMKKDLTQVLSKDRFGLYRLQQNILQRSKRGQPVDHMQEKLDRLYDASHQAYEQRLAGLPKPALSADLPVLDAQKELKKAIAENQVVIVSGETGSGKTTQLPQLCLDLGLGARGLIGHTQPRRIAARSVADRIAEELQVPIGGAVGYQVRFDEKNSDDTVIKLMTDGMLLAETLSDKFLSRYEVIIVDEAHERSLNIDFLLGYLHQLLAKRPDLKLIITSATIDAEKFAKHFGNAPQINVSGRTYPVEIRYQPPEEDDDINDAIVRAVEDLDHESRGDILIFLPTERDIREAADTLSKAKLRDTDVLPLFGRLSLADQQAVFHPKAKRRIVLATNVAETSLTVPRIKYVIDTGTARISRYSLRTKTQRLPIEAISQASANQRAGRCGRTSSGICVRLYSEEDFKQRPEFTEPEILRTNLAAVILQMLTLKLGEVADFPFVDSPDQRQINDGYRLLFELTAVDENNRLTRLGRDMAQMPIDPRFARIAFVADKSGCLREALIVLAALSIQDPRERPFGKEQHADQMQREFADKNSDFQSLLNLYAAYDQQRRDTSNSQARKWAKQHFLNPQRMREWRELVRQLERECKQQGMKLNPWPSKKDAPLDENREPLHRALLAGFLDQVGLWDEQNQDYTGPRNRKFLIFPGSVLNKKKPQAVMAASIVDINRTFARTCAPIVLVDLEQLTKHLVKYSYSEPHWSKKSGNVMATQSVLLYGLPIVAGRKVPFAKQDAALAHEIFVQEALVSGEINSKVRAITDNRKLLAELEILEDKTRSRGILVDEQTMAEFYFERLPESVHSAVTLEQWVKKHGEDRLRMRESDLLLEDADLDHKDYPETLHIRGHNLKLEYAFDPGGHADGVTALIPLTALNTFNAQDFERLVPAMLEEKIEAILRRLPKVWRRQLVPIPDFARAIHERLLDGDQDQPLLAAIREHIAQMKGLNIPEDAFDLDKIDDHQRMNFRIIDAKKRGVAEGRDLAALQAEHGEHAAEQFQKRSNSKLSGTDEPVSDWTWDKLPEQERMKGGIIGYPALTVEDEKIYLRLHDDADRAARLHREGVIQLLAEKLHGKIKYLKKNLSGYTEMSLHYRKVSNNIHLFEDIMLALIERVCLHGETPRSQKAFDVALAAGEQHLVSSANELGKQLAEILKTYSRINERLRSVKHKSAKADISRQLGRLIFPGFIRQTPAKRIPDLARYLKAIDKRLDKLDREPLKDMQRQKDISEWDDKLEQWLKNLNISKPLERANDAQKQMQLLEYFYMLEEYRVQVFAQEVGVRGKVSMNYLSNYYIKE; from the coding sequence ATGCGCGCCATGAAAAAAGACCTTACCCAAGTACTGAGTAAAGACCGCTTTGGTCTTTACCGATTGCAACAAAATATCCTCCAGCGCAGCAAGCGAGGGCAGCCCGTTGACCATATGCAGGAAAAGCTTGATCGCCTATACGATGCTTCCCATCAAGCCTATGAACAGCGCCTGGCTGGCTTGCCTAAGCCCGCACTGAGTGCCGACTTGCCCGTTCTTGACGCGCAAAAAGAGCTGAAAAAAGCGATTGCTGAAAATCAGGTTGTGATTGTCAGTGGTGAAACTGGCTCTGGTAAAACGACCCAGTTGCCGCAGCTGTGTCTCGATTTGGGTTTAGGTGCGCGTGGTCTAATCGGGCACACCCAGCCGCGCCGTATCGCCGCACGCAGTGTTGCTGACCGTATCGCCGAAGAGCTGCAAGTGCCGATTGGTGGCGCAGTTGGCTATCAAGTGCGCTTTGACGAAAAAAACAGCGATGATACCGTTATCAAACTGATGACCGACGGTATGCTGCTTGCCGAAACCCTATCCGACAAATTCCTCTCGCGCTACGAAGTCATCATTGTCGACGAAGCGCACGAACGCAGCCTCAATATCGACTTCCTGCTCGGCTATCTGCACCAGCTGCTCGCCAAGCGTCCAGACCTCAAGCTCATCATCACTTCGGCGACTATCGACGCAGAAAAATTCGCCAAGCATTTTGGCAATGCACCACAAATTAACGTGTCAGGGCGTACGTACCCGGTTGAAATTCGCTATCAGCCGCCGGAAGAGGACGACGATATTAATGACGCTATCGTACGTGCGGTTGAAGACCTCGACCACGAAAGCCGTGGCGACATTCTCATCTTCCTGCCTACCGAGCGTGACATCCGCGAAGCCGCCGACACCCTGAGCAAAGCCAAATTGCGCGATACTGATGTGTTGCCATTATTCGGCCGCCTGTCACTCGCAGACCAACAAGCAGTATTCCATCCCAAAGCCAAGCGCCGCATTGTGCTCGCGACCAACGTCGCTGAAACCTCGCTGACTGTACCGCGCATCAAATACGTCATCGATACAGGCACTGCGCGCATTAGCCGCTATTCACTGCGAACTAAAACCCAGCGCCTGCCGATTGAAGCCATCTCGCAAGCCAGCGCCAACCAACGCGCCGGACGTTGCGGCCGTACCAGCTCGGGCATCTGCGTACGCCTGTACAGTGAAGAAGACTTCAAGCAGCGCCCCGAATTTACTGAACCGGAAATCCTGCGCACTAACCTTGCTGCTGTCATCCTGCAAATGCTCACCCTCAAGCTCGGAGAAGTCGCAGATTTTCCCTTTGTCGACAGCCCCGACCAGCGCCAGATTAACGACGGCTACCGCCTGTTATTTGAATTAACCGCCGTCGATGAAAATAACCGCTTAACTCGCTTGGGTAGAGACATGGCGCAAATGCCGATTGATCCGCGCTTTGCCCGTATCGCTTTTGTCGCCGACAAAAGCGGCTGCTTGCGTGAAGCCTTAATCGTCCTAGCCGCTTTGTCCATCCAAGACCCACGCGAACGCCCATTTGGCAAAGAACAACACGCCGACCAAATGCAGCGTGAGTTTGCCGACAAAAACAGTGACTTTCAAAGCTTGCTCAACCTTTATGCCGCTTACGACCAACAGCGCCGCGACACCTCGAACAGCCAAGCGCGTAAATGGGCGAAGCAGCATTTCCTCAATCCGCAACGGATGCGCGAATGGCGTGAATTGGTGCGCCAGCTTGAACGCGAATGTAAGCAACAGGGTATGAAGCTCAACCCGTGGCCGAGCAAAAAAGATGCGCCGCTTGACGAAAACCGCGAACCGCTTCACCGCGCCTTGCTCGCTGGCTTCCTCGACCAAGTCGGCTTATGGGACGAACAAAATCAGGATTACACCGGCCCGCGCAACCGCAAGTTCCTCATTTTCCCCGGTTCCGTGCTCAATAAGAAAAAGCCGCAGGCGGTGATGGCGGCGAGCATTGTTGATATTAATCGTACCTTTGCCCGTACCTGTGCGCCCATCGTTCTCGTTGACCTCGAACAACTGACCAAACATCTGGTCAAGTACAGCTACAGCGAGCCGCATTGGTCGAAAAAATCCGGTAACGTCATGGCGACGCAAAGCGTCCTGCTTTATGGCTTGCCGATTGTCGCCGGGCGCAAAGTCCCGTTTGCTAAACAAGACGCGGCACTCGCGCATGAAATCTTTGTACAAGAAGCGCTGGTTAGCGGCGAAATCAACAGCAAAGTCCGCGCCATCACGGATAACCGTAAGTTGCTCGCCGAACTCGAAATTCTTGAAGACAAAACGCGCAGCCGTGGCATCCTCGTCGATGAACAAACCATGGCTGAATTCTACTTTGAGCGCTTGCCGGAAAGCGTCCATTCCGCTGTTACCCTAGAACAATGGGTCAAAAAGCACGGCGAAGACCGCTTGCGCATGCGCGAAAGCGACCTGCTACTCGAAGACGCCGACCTCGACCACAAAGACTACCCCGAAACCTTGCATATCCGTGGGCATAACCTCAAACTTGAATACGCCTTTGACCCTGGCGGTCATGCCGATGGCGTTACCGCGCTGATACCGCTGACCGCACTCAACACCTTTAATGCGCAAGACTTTGAGCGCCTCGTTCCTGCCATGCTCGAAGAAAAAATCGAAGCAATTCTGCGCCGTTTGCCCAAAGTATGGCGGCGACAGCTTGTGCCGATTCCTGACTTTGCCCGTGCTATCCACGAGCGCCTGCTTGACGGCGACCAAGACCAGCCCTTGCTCGCTGCTATTCGTGAACACATCGCGCAAATGAAAGGGCTCAACATCCCGGAAGATGCTTTTGACCTCGATAAAATCGACGACCATCAGCGCATGAATTTCCGCATCATCGATGCAAAAAAGCGCGGTGTTGCCGAAGGGCGCGATCTCGCTGCTTTGCAAGCAGAGCACGGTGAACACGCCGCCGAGCAATTCCAGAAACGCAGCAACAGCAAACTCAGCGGCACCGATGAACCCGTCAGCGACTGGACGTGGGATAAGCTGCCCGAACAAGAGCGCATGAAAGGCGGTATCATCGGCTATCCTGCACTGACCGTTGAAGACGAAAAAATCTATTTGCGTTTACACGACGATGCCGACCGTGCCGCACGCTTGCACCGCGAAGGTGTTATTCAGTTACTCGCTGAAAAACTGCACGGCAAAATCAAGTACCTGAAAAAGAACCTTAGCGGCTACACCGAAATGAGCCTGCATTACCGCAAAGTAAGTAACAATATCCATCTGTTCGAGGACATCATGCTCGCCCTGATTGAGCGCGTCTGCTTGCACGGCGAAACCCCGCGCAGCCAAAAAGCCTTTGATGTCGCACTCGCAGCAGGGGAACAACACCTCGTCAGCAGCGCCAACGAACTCGGCAAACAACTCGCCGAGATTCTCAAAACCTACAGCCGCATCAATGAGCGCCTACGCAGCGTCAAGCACAAAAGTGCCAAAGCCGACATCAGCCGTCAACTCGGCCGCCTTATCTTCCCCGGCTTCATCCGCCAAACACCGGCCAAACGTATCCCCGACCTCGCACGCTACCTCAAAGCCATCGACAAACGCCTCGACAAACTCGACCGCGAACCGCTCAAAGACATGCAACGACAAAAAGACATCAGCGAATGGGACGACAAACTCGAACAGTGGTTGAAAAATCTCAACATCAGTAAACCACTAGAGCGTGCCAATGATGCACAAAAACAAATGCAACTGCTTGAATACTTCTATATGCTGGAAGAATACCGCGTGCAGGTATTTGCGCAAGAGGTTGGCGTGAGGGGAAAGGTTTCAATGAACTATTTATCTAATTATTATATTAAAGAGTGA
- a CDS encoding SulP family inorganic anion transporter encodes MLKTIQHGLFTYFGRTASSLFPMRTWIRRVNPTNLQADFWAGLTGAVMVLPQGIAFALIAGLPPEFGLYSAIVVQLIAGFFGSSWHMVTGPTVALSIVIPSILGTYAVVGSPQYIGLALTLMFIVGIIQLAFGIFRLGGLVNFISHTVIIGFTAGAGTLIMASQLPTLLGINIPRGLSFFEKFPIIIEKISVFHYQSIIIALITMVVAVLVKRIKRTYPHMLLGILAGVITCYLMGGEKTGVAMLGALPSAMPQMVFPTLNFHTISELLPSAFALALLGLIEAVSIARSIAVRSHQRIDGNQEFFGQGLANTIGSCFSCYVGSGSFSRSAINYDSGAKTPIALLVTATIVALVLIFIPEVTRFLPLPAMAGAIILAGYNLFDFKHIFLIAKTSRNELSIIIVTFFSTLLLNLEFAIYAGVILSLILYLQKTSHPLVTQVDFSAVYTQKDTADEENTYKSAPITVLRVNGSLFFGAVDHVQNRLAELNEGQRWLHVVILAEGVNIIDIAGIEMLVNERNKLRKRGGDLYVIGLKPHVRRKLRKSPYWRALGGKYHIYESTYIAFREICKSLEIDNYRQYMKILFKDFNKL; translated from the coding sequence ATGCTCAAGACCATTCAACACGGATTGTTTACTTATTTTGGCAGGACAGCCAGTTCTTTGTTTCCTATGCGGACATGGATTAGACGCGTTAACCCGACAAATTTACAAGCTGATTTTTGGGCTGGATTAACCGGCGCTGTTATGGTCTTGCCTCAAGGGATTGCCTTTGCCTTGATTGCAGGTTTACCGCCTGAATTTGGTTTATACAGTGCTATCGTTGTCCAGCTTATTGCTGGTTTTTTTGGCTCTTCCTGGCATATGGTTACAGGTCCAACTGTTGCATTATCCATTGTTATCCCAAGTATTTTAGGAACTTATGCTGTAGTTGGCAGTCCGCAATATATAGGCCTTGCACTGACCTTGATGTTTATTGTTGGAATAATTCAGCTGGCATTTGGAATTTTCCGGCTTGGTGGATTGGTCAATTTTATTTCACATACTGTCATTATAGGCTTTACTGCAGGCGCAGGTACCTTGATCATGGCTAGCCAACTGCCTACGCTATTGGGAATAAATATTCCACGCGGACTCAGTTTTTTTGAAAAATTTCCGATAATTATTGAAAAAATATCAGTTTTTCACTACCAAAGTATCATTATTGCTTTAATCACCATGGTCGTAGCAGTTTTGGTCAAGCGGATTAAGCGCACTTATCCTCATATGCTATTAGGTATTTTAGCTGGCGTGATAACTTGCTATCTAATGGGTGGCGAGAAAACAGGTGTGGCTATGCTTGGTGCACTCCCTTCAGCAATGCCGCAAATGGTTTTTCCGACGCTTAACTTTCACACCATCTCAGAGCTTTTACCCTCTGCTTTCGCCCTCGCCTTACTTGGGCTCATCGAGGCCGTATCAATAGCACGATCTATTGCAGTTCGTTCACATCAACGCATTGATGGTAATCAGGAATTTTTTGGCCAAGGATTAGCCAATACGATTGGTAGCTGTTTTTCCTGTTACGTCGGGTCTGGGTCATTTAGCCGCAGTGCAATCAATTATGATAGCGGCGCTAAAACGCCGATAGCGCTATTGGTTACTGCGACGATAGTGGCTTTAGTCTTGATATTTATTCCTGAGGTAACAAGGTTTTTACCTTTGCCAGCCATGGCCGGAGCCATTATTTTGGCTGGCTATAACTTATTTGACTTTAAGCATATATTTTTAATCGCTAAAACCAGTAGAAATGAGCTGAGCATCATTATTGTGACGTTTTTCTCTACCCTATTACTCAATCTTGAGTTTGCTATCTACGCTGGTGTCATTTTGTCGCTGATCTTGTACCTACAAAAAACATCACACCCTTTGGTTACACAAGTTGATTTCTCTGCAGTTTATACACAAAAGGACACTGCTGACGAAGAGAATACTTATAAGTCTGCACCAATTACTGTATTGCGAGTTAATGGTTCATTATTTTTTGGTGCTGTTGATCATGTGCAAAATCGTTTGGCTGAGCTCAATGAAGGGCAAAGATGGTTGCATGTCGTAATATTGGCTGAAGGCGTCAATATTATCGATATTGCCGGTATCGAAATGCTGGTTAATGAACGTAACAAGCTACGTAAACGTGGTGGAGATCTGTACGTCATCGGCCTCAAGCCCCATGTGCGACGGAAATTGCGCAAAAGTCCTTATTGGCGCGCCCTTGGTGGTAAATATCACATTTATGAAAGTACCTATATTGCATTTCGTGAAATCTGTAAGTCACTGGAGATTGATAACTACCGCCAGTACATGAAGATACTATTTAAGGATTTCAATAAGCTCTGA
- a CDS encoding copper resistance protein NlpE N-terminal domain-containing protein — MKLRTNKHAPKILALAAIITLIAAGCSSTGNKDHTEIEQSLVENARANVNWPGTYQGMLPCAGACDGIATMIVLYPDNRFTLRTRKMGIDIKDKINEGRVSWHQGGSELSLIAEEPLPTSINHIRVNRDSLSLYQQPATAEMKPAPVELDKTGAVPIPPPTI; from the coding sequence ATGAAATTACGAACAAATAAACATGCCCCTAAAATACTTGCTCTTGCAGCTATTATTACCTTGATAGCAGCTGGATGTTCTTCAACGGGTAACAAAGACCATACTGAAATCGAGCAATCATTGGTTGAGAATGCACGCGCAAATGTAAATTGGCCAGGTACATATCAGGGCATGTTACCTTGTGCTGGAGCCTGTGATGGCATAGCCACCATGATTGTTCTTTACCCTGACAATCGCTTCACGCTGAGAACGAGAAAAATGGGCATTGATATTAAAGACAAAATCAATGAAGGTCGTGTTAGTTGGCATCAAGGTGGCAGTGAGCTGAGTCTTATAGCGGAAGAGCCCCTTCCAACAAGCATAAACCACATTAGGGTCAACCGTGACTCTCTTTCCCTTTATCAACAGCCAGCTACCGCAGAAATGAAGCCAGCTCCTGTAGAGCTTGATAAAACTGGTGCTGTACCTATTCCACCACCGACGATCTAA
- a CDS encoding GNAT family N-acetyltransferase, whose translation MLEYWHPALVTAIPVLAGHQLITKAKLLCNQLWPEYDIDIGAQYYLQNFYTQHGFKRISKPYLEDNIEHVDMRWSHKSE comes from the coding sequence ATGCTCGAGTATTGGCACCCGGCGTTAGTTACCGCAATCCCAGTATTGGCCGGCCATCAATTGATTACGAAAGCCAAGCTTCTGTGTAATCAATTGTGGCCAGAGTATGACATTGATATTGGTGCTCAATATTATTTGCAAAATTTTTATACTCAGCATGGCTTCAAAAGGATATCTAAGCCATATTTGGAGGATAATATTGAGCATGTTGATATGCGTTGGTCTCACAAAAGCGAGTAA
- the rlmB gene encoding 23S rRNA (guanosine(2251)-2'-O)-methyltransferase RlmB, which produces MSKREHWLGGINAVSQAIEEGRVHELLIAEHKQSKRIAALCDVAKAQGTQIKQVAGYEIDMLLPGVRHQGVAALCDVGHEASCWQDAIAGSNKPLILVLDSIQDPHNLGACLRSAAAAGVDAVLIPSSRAVDVNATVSKVACGGAEIVPVFKVANLRREIEAMQAQGIWVVGGAGEAAQPLYDIDLNLPLAIVVGNEGDGIHFGIREQCDYLAAIPIDERMESLNVSVACGVMLFEARRQRL; this is translated from the coding sequence ATGAGTAAACGTGAACACTGGCTGGGTGGCATTAATGCCGTCAGCCAAGCAATAGAAGAAGGGCGTGTGCACGAATTGTTGATTGCAGAGCACAAGCAATCCAAGCGTATTGCAGCATTATGCGACGTTGCTAAAGCACAAGGCACCCAGATTAAGCAAGTTGCTGGTTATGAGATTGATATGCTGCTTCCAGGTGTACGCCACCAAGGCGTTGCTGCACTATGTGATGTAGGCCATGAGGCTAGCTGTTGGCAAGATGCCATTGCTGGCAGCAATAAACCATTGATTCTTGTTCTCGATAGTATTCAAGATCCCCACAATTTAGGCGCCTGCTTACGCAGTGCTGCAGCTGCAGGTGTTGATGCTGTTCTTATTCCGAGTAGTCGTGCCGTCGACGTCAATGCTACTGTCAGTAAAGTGGCTTGTGGTGGTGCCGAAATTGTACCTGTATTCAAAGTAGCTAATTTGCGCCGTGAAATTGAAGCCATGCAAGCACAAGGGATTTGGGTTGTCGGTGGTGCTGGTGAAGCTGCTCAGCCGCTGTATGATATCGATCTCAATTTACCACTAGCTATTGTCGTTGGTAATGAGGGTGATGGTATTCACTTTGGCATCCGTGAGCAGTGCGACTATTTAGCCGCGATTCCGATTGATGAGCGCATGGAAAGCCTCAATGTATCGGTGGCTTGCGGTGTCATGCTATTTGAGGCGAGGCGCCAGCGCTTGTAG